Proteins co-encoded in one Kribbella qitaiheensis genomic window:
- a CDS encoding trypsin-like serine peptidase, with the protein MNKSAMPRMLRLAVAAVLLTAAPLSAAVAAPAAPAPEVQAAATTGVRAPALPKSAPAGALDATGYWTAEKMRSAIPADLPGDAKPPANKAPDGNSTSGIASRPVAPLGHQVLNDGVPSTAGKLFFSDNGLNYVCSAATIANNYKNLIITAGHCVHSGQGGNWHSNIVFAPSYYNGASGAGLWNWSTARTFDSWMSSSDFSHDQAFVTFGQRNGANLIDAVGGNGLVWGNTRDQANTRIWGWPAEAPFNGEVPYYQDGNTFSYGSTDAAMSSNMNGGASGGPWLKDRIDANLGYVFAVTSRRTTSGPAYLLSTPNTPDVKTMFDQMT; encoded by the coding sequence ATGAATAAGTCAGCCATGCCCAGGATGCTGCGGCTCGCCGTCGCGGCCGTCCTGCTGACCGCCGCCCCACTGTCCGCGGCCGTCGCCGCACCCGCAGCACCTGCGCCCGAAGTACAGGCTGCTGCCACGACCGGAGTACGAGCGCCTGCATTGCCGAAGTCCGCGCCCGCGGGCGCGCTGGACGCAACCGGCTACTGGACAGCCGAGAAGATGCGGAGTGCCATCCCGGCCGATCTGCCGGGTGACGCGAAACCTCCTGCGAACAAGGCGCCCGACGGCAACAGCACGTCGGGCATCGCCTCCCGTCCCGTTGCGCCGCTTGGGCACCAGGTGTTGAACGACGGCGTGCCGAGCACCGCGGGCAAGCTGTTCTTCAGCGACAACGGGCTCAACTACGTGTGCTCGGCGGCGACGATCGCCAACAACTACAAGAACCTGATCATCACGGCCGGCCATTGCGTCCACAGCGGTCAAGGTGGCAACTGGCACAGCAACATCGTGTTCGCGCCCAGCTACTACAACGGCGCGTCCGGAGCCGGGCTGTGGAACTGGTCCACCGCACGGACGTTCGACTCCTGGATGAGCAGCAGCGACTTCAGCCACGACCAGGCGTTCGTCACCTTCGGCCAGCGCAACGGCGCCAACCTGATCGACGCGGTCGGCGGCAACGGTCTGGTCTGGGGCAACACCCGCGACCAGGCGAACACCCGGATCTGGGGCTGGCCGGCCGAGGCGCCGTTCAACGGCGAGGTGCCGTACTACCAGGACGGCAACACGTTCTCGTACGGCTCGACCGATGCGGCGATGAGCTCCAACATGAACGGTGGCGCCAGCGGCGGACCGTGGCTGAAGGACCGGATCGACGCGAACCTCGGCTATGTCTTCGCGGTCACGTCCCGCCGGACGACCAGCGGACCGGCGTACCTGCTGTCGACGCCGAACACTCCCGACGTGAAGACGATGTTCGACCAGATGACCTGA
- a CDS encoding ABC transporter permease, whose protein sequence is MTTITAARTAPAQVGRGGFLSHTGFITGRWLRAQYRSPALIVFTLVQPAIWLLLFGQLFKGVVALPGFSDSSYIAFLTPGIVMMTALMTSGWNGTTFIADMERGVMDRMLASPVRRGALMAGQLISNGTTTILQTILVFAIGFAAGARYDGGVVGYLVTIVVSMLVGTAFGSLSNAVALLTRQQEALIGISQFISLPLTFLSSIMLDPKLAPHWVGVAARFNPVDWAAIAARQALSANPDWSSAGRHSAYLLAFTLIVAYLSTRAFRTYQRSV, encoded by the coding sequence ATGACGACCATCACCGCAGCTCGTACGGCGCCGGCTCAGGTCGGTCGAGGTGGTTTCCTCAGTCACACCGGATTCATCACCGGGCGATGGCTGCGGGCGCAGTACCGGTCGCCCGCGCTGATCGTCTTCACCTTGGTGCAACCGGCGATCTGGTTGCTGCTGTTCGGCCAGCTGTTCAAGGGGGTCGTGGCGCTGCCCGGGTTCAGCGACTCGTCTTACATCGCGTTCCTGACGCCCGGCATCGTGATGATGACCGCGCTGATGACGAGCGGCTGGAACGGCACCACCTTCATCGCCGACATGGAGCGCGGGGTGATGGACCGGATGCTCGCCTCACCGGTCCGGCGGGGCGCGCTGATGGCGGGTCAGCTGATCAGCAACGGCACCACCACGATCCTGCAGACCATCCTGGTGTTCGCGATCGGCTTCGCCGCGGGTGCCCGGTACGACGGGGGCGTGGTCGGCTACCTGGTCACCATCGTGGTGTCGATGCTGGTCGGTACGGCGTTCGGGTCGCTCTCGAACGCGGTAGCGCTGCTGACCCGGCAACAGGAGGCGCTGATCGGGATCTCGCAGTTCATCTCGCTGCCGCTGACGTTCCTGTCATCGATCATGCTGGACCCGAAACTCGCCCCGCACTGGGTCGGGGTGGCAGCCCGCTTCAACCCGGTCGACTGGGCCGCGATCGCTGCCCGCCAAGCTCTTTCCGCCAACCCGGACTGGTCCTCAGCAGGCCGTCACAGCGCCTACCTACTCGCCTTCACCCTCATCGTCGCCTACCTCTCCACCCGAGCCTTCCGCACCTACCAACGCTCCGTCTGA
- a CDS encoding RNA polymerase sigma factor, with the protein MGTAAELPAAGVRVDADALVVALFQAEGARLVQLARWFVDDRTAAEDLVQEAFLRLARNQHRINDPDRAAAYLRSIVVNLARDHNRRGLVSLRHRPPAVVDDRSAEDHAAVDESRREVIEALRQLPRRQRDCLVLRYYLELSVGAIAETLGLSPNSVKTHLQRGMRALKAELEELG; encoded by the coding sequence ATGGGTACGGCCGCGGAGTTGCCTGCCGCCGGTGTCCGGGTGGATGCCGACGCGCTGGTCGTCGCGTTGTTCCAGGCCGAGGGAGCGCGGCTGGTTCAGCTGGCCCGGTGGTTCGTCGACGACCGGACGGCGGCCGAGGACCTGGTCCAGGAGGCGTTCCTGCGGCTGGCCCGCAACCAGCACCGGATCAACGACCCGGACCGGGCGGCCGCCTATCTGCGCTCGATCGTGGTCAACCTCGCCCGCGACCACAACCGGCGCGGCTTGGTGTCGCTGCGGCACCGGCCACCGGCCGTGGTGGACGACCGGTCGGCCGAGGACCACGCCGCCGTCGACGAGAGCCGCCGCGAGGTGATCGAGGCGCTCCGGCAACTACCCCGCCGGCAGCGCGACTGCCTGGTACTGCGCTACTACCTCGAGCTGTCCGTCGGTGCGATCGCGGAAACGCTGGGTCTGTCGCCGAACTCGGTGAAGACCCATCTGCAGCGCGGAATGCGCGCCTTGAAAGCCGAGCTGGAGGAACTGGGATGA
- a CDS encoding DNA-formamidopyrimidine glycosylase family protein, translating to MPELPEVESLVEFLRERAVERAIVRADITAISALKTYDPPISSLAGLLIDDVQRHGKFLDISAQGIHLVIHLARAGWLRWREEQSTALIRPGKGPIALRVTLDDGSGFDLTEAGTQKKLAVYVVRDPAEVPGISRLGPDPFTLTAEEFGAILKREGRVQLKGVLRNQSVIAGIGNAYSDEILHVAKMSPFKPASNLSDDEQKILYDAMRETLTDAVERSKGLAAQDLKSEKKSGLRVHGRKGQKCPVCGDIVREVSFADSSLQYCATCQTGGKPLADRRLSKLLK from the coding sequence GTGCCCGAGTTGCCGGAAGTCGAATCGCTGGTGGAGTTCCTGCGGGAACGTGCCGTCGAGCGGGCGATCGTGCGTGCCGACATCACCGCGATCAGCGCCCTGAAGACCTACGACCCGCCGATCTCGTCGCTGGCGGGCCTGCTGATCGACGACGTGCAGCGGCACGGGAAGTTCCTGGACATCTCCGCGCAGGGCATCCACCTCGTCATCCACCTCGCCCGAGCCGGCTGGTTGCGCTGGCGGGAAGAGCAGTCGACGGCGCTGATCCGGCCGGGCAAGGGCCCGATCGCGCTCCGGGTGACCCTCGACGACGGCTCCGGTTTCGACCTGACCGAGGCCGGGACGCAGAAGAAGCTCGCGGTGTACGTCGTCCGCGACCCGGCGGAGGTGCCGGGGATCTCGCGCCTCGGGCCGGATCCGTTCACGCTGACCGCCGAGGAGTTCGGCGCGATCCTGAAACGCGAGGGCCGGGTCCAGCTGAAGGGCGTCCTGCGGAACCAGTCCGTCATTGCCGGGATCGGCAACGCGTACTCCGACGAGATCCTGCACGTGGCGAAGATGAGCCCGTTCAAGCCGGCCTCGAACCTGAGCGACGACGAGCAGAAGATCCTGTACGACGCGATGCGGGAGACGCTGACCGATGCGGTCGAGCGCTCCAAGGGGCTCGCGGCGCAGGACCTCAAGTCCGAGAAGAAGAGCGGGCTGCGGGTGCACGGCCGTAAGGGCCAGAAGTGCCCGGTCTGCGGCGACATCGTCCGCGAGGTCAGCTTCGCCGACTCGTCCCTGCAGTACTGCGCGACCTGTCAGACGGGCGGCAAACCGCTGGCCGATCGCCGCCTGTCCAAGCTGCTGAAGTAG
- a CDS encoding rhodanese-like domain-containing protein, whose product MFQNPQIPAVGVADLDDELLAEAFVLDVREPDEWDRGHITGATHIPLGQLQERVGEVPLDQKVVCVCAVGGRSSMATQFLASQGRDAMNFDGGMQAWEAAGRPVAVS is encoded by the coding sequence ATGTTCCAGAATCCGCAGATTCCCGCCGTGGGCGTGGCCGACCTTGACGACGAGTTGCTGGCCGAGGCGTTCGTGCTCGATGTGCGGGAGCCGGACGAGTGGGACCGCGGCCACATCACCGGCGCGACGCATATCCCGCTCGGCCAGCTGCAGGAGCGGGTCGGCGAGGTGCCGCTCGACCAGAAGGTGGTCTGCGTCTGCGCCGTCGGTGGCCGATCCTCGATGGCGACCCAGTTCCTCGCCTCCCAGGGCCGGGACGCGATGAACTTCGACGGCGGGATGCAGGCCTGGGAGGCCGCCGGCCGCCCGGTCGCCGTCAGCTGA
- a CDS encoding MFS transporter gives MSHNHEVTAPPQSLPEAWIALAGLSAVFLFEMLDNSILNVALPTIGRDLHASTVALQWVTGAYVVLFGGLMLLFGAIADRFGRRRIMLIGLVLLGVASLATAFVTSAGQLIAVRGVMGVAAAMTTPGSIALAFRLFDTDKLQVKAITLISTVGLVGLAVGPTMGGFVLAFAPWQVLLLVNVPIAVLAFVGVRAGIAADDPAELHHDPVDVLGALLSTATIVLALLSPTLFVNEGSGSWAPWTVTVAAVVAGIAFVVRSRTAQYPLLDLKLIARPLVSSALAYKAAAGLAVAGLGYMVTLQLQLDCGWTPVQASLGMLPQVVVLVAGGRLVGPFVEWVGADRAAWSSSAGVVSGLAVFGLFSRFGYVWVAISLVLVAAGMRVIGTVAGFNVLRGLPKNRTTIGAALLDTATQVTPGVGLAVTGTILAALFTGDIASSNWTTQQTSQFEEAVTIAGLTLTVVSGLLVGWAILRARGVADDASSEPAADALEV, from the coding sequence ATGAGCCACAACCACGAGGTGACCGCGCCTCCCCAATCCCTGCCGGAGGCCTGGATCGCCCTGGCCGGCCTCTCCGCGGTCTTCCTGTTCGAGATGCTGGACAACTCGATCCTGAACGTCGCGCTGCCCACGATCGGGCGCGACCTGCATGCTTCGACGGTCGCGCTGCAGTGGGTGACCGGCGCGTATGTGGTCCTGTTCGGCGGATTGATGCTGCTGTTCGGCGCGATCGCCGACCGGTTCGGCCGCCGCCGGATCATGCTCATCGGCCTGGTGCTGCTGGGTGTCGCGAGTCTTGCGACAGCCTTCGTCACCTCTGCCGGGCAGCTGATCGCCGTACGAGGCGTGATGGGCGTCGCGGCGGCGATGACCACTCCTGGCTCGATCGCGCTCGCCTTCCGGCTGTTCGACACGGACAAGCTCCAGGTCAAGGCGATCACGCTCATCTCGACCGTTGGTCTGGTCGGCCTCGCTGTCGGACCGACAATGGGTGGTTTCGTGCTCGCGTTCGCTCCGTGGCAGGTGCTGCTGCTGGTGAACGTGCCGATCGCCGTGCTCGCCTTTGTTGGTGTGCGAGCAGGCATCGCCGCCGACGATCCGGCTGAGCTGCACCACGACCCGGTGGATGTCCTCGGTGCACTGCTGAGCACGGCGACGATCGTGCTCGCGCTCCTCTCACCGACGCTGTTCGTCAACGAAGGCTCCGGTTCGTGGGCGCCGTGGACGGTGACAGTCGCAGCTGTCGTGGCCGGGATCGCCTTCGTCGTACGGTCCCGCACGGCGCAGTACCCACTGCTCGACCTGAAGCTCATTGCCCGCCCGTTGGTGTCGAGCGCCCTTGCCTACAAGGCCGCAGCCGGCCTGGCGGTCGCCGGCCTCGGCTACATGGTGACCCTGCAGCTGCAGCTCGACTGCGGCTGGACGCCCGTGCAGGCTTCCCTCGGCATGCTGCCGCAGGTCGTGGTCCTGGTCGCGGGCGGCAGGCTCGTCGGTCCGTTCGTGGAGTGGGTCGGTGCCGATCGGGCCGCCTGGAGCAGCTCAGCGGGTGTCGTGTCCGGCCTTGCCGTCTTCGGCCTCTTCAGCCGCTTCGGATACGTCTGGGTCGCCATCTCTCTCGTGCTCGTGGCTGCCGGGATGCGGGTCATCGGCACTGTCGCCGGATTCAACGTGCTCCGCGGTCTGCCGAAGAACCGGACCACGATCGGCGCGGCGCTGCTCGACACCGCCACTCAGGTCACCCCCGGCGTCGGTCTGGCCGTGACCGGCACCATCCTCGCGGCGCTCTTCACCGGCGACATCGCCAGCTCGAACTGGACCACGCAGCAGACCTCGCAGTTCGAAGAGGCGGTCACCATCGCCGGCCTCACGCTGACGGTCGTCTCCGGACTACTCGTCGGCTGGGCGATCCTGCGCGCGCGGGGCGTCGCCGACGACGCGTCGAGCGAGCCCGCTGCCGATGCTCTCGAGGTGTAG
- a CDS encoding ATP-binding cassette domain-containing protein, whose translation MAATHALEATELVKTYPAGRKKPPLRALDGLTFAVPEGVVLGLLGPNGAGKSTTVKILTTLSRADSGTARVAGYDVAKQQDAVRRAIGYVPQKSSSDPMATGVENLVLSGRIFGLSRQDAVRRAAELLERFDLTESADRQVRTYSGGMQRKLDVALGLVHRPRVLFLDEPTTGLDPEARADLWNEVGRLAGTEGLTVLLTTHYLEEADRLAGQLAIVDRGKVVAEGSPEALKAELRGDSVHVELVDPDADGTVQRLLSGLPGLGEIVVEGNTLRARVDRGATAVPAVLGALEEKAIPVSAVTVSRPSLDDVYLRYTGRSFKSAEKNAGNEEGRAA comes from the coding sequence ATGGCGGCTACCCATGCCCTGGAAGCAACAGAGTTGGTGAAGACCTATCCCGCCGGGCGCAAGAAGCCGCCGCTGCGGGCGCTCGACGGACTCACCTTCGCAGTCCCGGAAGGCGTGGTCCTCGGGCTGCTCGGCCCGAACGGGGCCGGCAAGTCCACCACCGTCAAGATCCTGACCACCTTGTCCCGGGCCGACTCCGGTACCGCGCGAGTGGCCGGCTACGACGTGGCCAAGCAGCAGGACGCCGTCCGCCGGGCGATCGGCTACGTACCGCAGAAGTCCAGCTCGGACCCGATGGCGACCGGGGTGGAGAACCTCGTCCTGAGCGGGCGGATCTTCGGGCTCTCCCGGCAGGACGCCGTACGCCGGGCCGCGGAGCTGCTCGAACGCTTCGACCTCACCGAGTCGGCCGATCGGCAGGTCCGCACGTACTCGGGCGGTATGCAACGGAAGCTGGATGTCGCGCTCGGTCTGGTACACCGGCCGCGGGTGCTCTTCCTCGACGAGCCGACCACCGGTCTGGACCCGGAAGCACGGGCGGATCTGTGGAACGAGGTCGGCCGGCTGGCCGGTACTGAGGGTCTCACCGTCCTGTTGACCACCCACTATCTCGAGGAGGCCGACCGGCTGGCCGGTCAGCTCGCGATCGTCGACCGGGGCAAGGTCGTGGCCGAAGGTAGCCCCGAGGCGCTGAAGGCCGAGCTGCGCGGCGACTCGGTGCACGTGGAGCTGGTCGATCCCGATGCCGATGGCACCGTCCAGCGGCTGCTGTCGGGATTGCCGGGCCTCGGCGAGATCGTTGTCGAAGGCAACACGTTGCGGGCAAGGGTGGATCGTGGCGCGACGGCGGTCCCCGCAGTACTGGGAGCCCTTGAGGAGAAGGCGATTCCGGTCTCCGCGGTGACTGTGTCGCGGCCGTCGCTGGACGACGTCTATCTGCGATACACCGGTCGATCGTTCAAGTCGGCCGAGAAGAACGCCGGCAACGAAGAGGGGAGGGCTGCCTGA
- a CDS encoding TetR/AcrR family transcriptional regulator, with protein sequence MAETGLRELKKARTRRHIAETAARLFAERGYEKVAVSEIARAAEVAEQTLYNYFPTKEQLVTDREQQIQDRLSELIRSRPDGTSPAAAIRDFVLLTVSEIDGRPSETARGNLGYLAAISPAVNRLALETTDRLAAALAASIGDTSSIAPELARLDGLALAGVFRIIISESGSRTHDGQTPTEIVAALYPQIENILTELDRWQTRVAD encoded by the coding sequence ATGGCTGAGACCGGACTTCGCGAGCTCAAGAAGGCACGCACCCGGCGGCACATCGCCGAGACCGCGGCCCGGCTCTTCGCCGAGCGGGGCTACGAGAAAGTGGCGGTCAGCGAGATCGCGCGCGCGGCCGAGGTGGCGGAGCAGACGCTCTACAACTACTTCCCGACCAAGGAACAGCTGGTCACCGACCGCGAGCAGCAGATCCAGGACCGGCTGAGCGAACTGATCCGATCCCGGCCGGACGGGACGAGTCCTGCCGCCGCCATCCGCGACTTCGTCCTGCTGACGGTGTCGGAGATCGACGGAAGGCCTTCGGAGACCGCCCGCGGCAACCTCGGCTATCTGGCCGCCATCAGCCCGGCCGTCAACCGGCTGGCACTGGAGACGACCGACCGCCTGGCCGCCGCACTGGCCGCATCCATCGGCGACACGAGTTCGATCGCACCGGAGCTCGCCCGCCTCGACGGCCTCGCCCTGGCCGGCGTGTTCCGGATCATCATCAGCGAGTCGGGCAGCCGCACCCACGACGGCCAGACCCCGACCGAGATCGTCGCCGCGCTGTACCCGCAGATCGAGAACATCCTCACCGAACTGGACCGCTGGCAGACCCGCGTCGCCGACTGA
- a CDS encoding class I SAM-dependent methyltransferase has protein sequence MDDYRVVNRASWDERVPAHAASAGYKLAEFERDPKFLSDVVRFDLPLLGDISGLRGVHLQCHIGTDTVSLARLGARMSGLDFSGPAVAQAQSFSDQLGAGVDFHQADVYDAVEVLGAAQYDLVYTGIGALCWIPSIERWAETVAGLLKPGGRLFIREGHPMLWALDGDRVAGEVTLDYPYFETEEPLVWDEGGTYVETEAEFSNNLTHEWNHGLGEIVTALLNAGLDLTGLAEHDSAPWTALPGHMTEDPETGEWRLTEKPFRLPATYTLQAVRR, from the coding sequence GTGGATGACTACCGCGTGGTGAATCGGGCGAGCTGGGACGAGCGGGTGCCGGCGCATGCCGCGTCGGCGGGCTACAAGTTGGCCGAGTTCGAACGCGATCCGAAGTTCCTCAGCGATGTGGTGCGGTTCGATTTACCGCTGCTCGGGGACATCTCCGGCCTGCGCGGAGTTCACCTGCAGTGCCACATCGGGACCGACACGGTGTCGCTGGCCCGGCTGGGCGCGCGGATGAGCGGGCTGGATTTCTCCGGTCCTGCGGTCGCCCAGGCACAGTCGTTCTCGGATCAGTTGGGCGCGGGAGTCGACTTCCATCAGGCGGACGTATACGACGCCGTCGAGGTGCTCGGCGCCGCGCAGTACGACCTCGTCTACACCGGCATCGGGGCGCTCTGCTGGATTCCGAGCATCGAGCGCTGGGCCGAAACCGTGGCCGGGTTGCTGAAACCGGGCGGGCGGCTGTTCATCCGCGAAGGGCATCCGATGCTCTGGGCGCTGGATGGGGATCGGGTGGCCGGCGAGGTGACCCTCGACTACCCGTACTTCGAGACCGAGGAACCGCTGGTCTGGGACGAGGGCGGGACCTACGTCGAGACCGAGGCGGAGTTCTCGAACAACCTGACCCACGAGTGGAACCACGGGCTGGGCGAGATCGTGACGGCACTGTTGAACGCCGGCCTGGACCTCACCGGTCTCGCCGAACACGACAGCGCGCCCTGGACCGCGCTGCCCGGCCACATGACCGAAGACCCCGAAACCGGCGAGTGGCGGCTCACGGAGAAGCCATTCCGCCTGCCCGCCACCTACACGTTGCAGGCGGTCCGCCGGTAG
- a CDS encoding GlxA family transcriptional regulator encodes MLQKIAVVLMEDVALFEFGVLSEVFGINRTDDGVPAFDFKVCSTRPGELLQTSSHSAVMAPYGLEELEDADLVALPATTWRDEYDERILDALRRAHERGAILLTVCSGAFVLARAGLLDGRNCATHWRYAKLFREQYPLAKLDADVLFVDDGDIITSAGTAAGIDACLHLVRRELGSAVATRIARRMVVPPQRDGGQRQYVEVPVPESSGESLQPVLDWMVDHLTIEHTVPELARRARMSDRTFARRFVAETGTTPLKWVTTQRVLHARTLLEQTKLGIEQIATEAGFGTAALLRHHFRRVVGVPPQDYRRTFQTAS; translated from the coding sequence ATGCTGCAAAAGATCGCCGTCGTCCTGATGGAGGACGTCGCGCTGTTCGAGTTCGGCGTGCTCTCGGAGGTGTTCGGGATCAACCGGACCGACGACGGTGTGCCCGCGTTCGACTTCAAGGTGTGCTCGACCCGGCCGGGTGAGCTTCTGCAGACAAGCAGCCACTCCGCCGTGATGGCGCCGTACGGGCTGGAGGAGCTGGAGGACGCCGATCTGGTGGCACTGCCGGCGACCACGTGGCGGGACGAGTACGACGAGCGCATCCTCGACGCGCTCCGCCGGGCGCACGAGCGCGGCGCGATCCTGCTGACCGTCTGCTCCGGCGCCTTCGTGCTCGCCCGGGCCGGCCTGCTGGACGGCCGCAACTGCGCGACCCACTGGCGGTACGCGAAGCTCTTCCGCGAGCAGTACCCCCTCGCGAAGCTGGACGCGGACGTGCTGTTCGTCGACGACGGCGACATCATCACCAGCGCCGGGACAGCAGCCGGTATCGACGCCTGCCTGCACCTCGTCCGCCGCGAGCTCGGTAGCGCGGTCGCCACCCGGATCGCTCGTCGGATGGTCGTCCCGCCGCAGCGCGACGGCGGTCAACGCCAGTACGTCGAGGTGCCGGTGCCCGAGTCGTCCGGCGAGAGCCTGCAGCCGGTGCTCGACTGGATGGTGGACCACCTGACCATCGAGCACACCGTCCCCGAGCTCGCCCGCCGGGCCCGGATGTCGGACCGGACCTTCGCCCGCCGCTTCGTCGCCGAGACCGGCACGACCCCGCTCAAGTGGGTCACCACCCAACGCGTCCTGCACGCCAGAACCCTGCTGGAGCAGACGAAACTCGGCATCGAACAGATCGCCACCGAAGCCGGCTTCGGCACCGCCGCCCTACTCCGCCACCACTTCCGCCGGGTAGTAGGCGTCCCACCCCAGGACTACCGCCGAACCTTCCAGACCGCGAGCTAG